A portion of the Scleropages formosus chromosome 15, fSclFor1.1, whole genome shotgun sequence genome contains these proteins:
- the lrfn4b gene encoding uncharacterized protein lrfn4b, translating to IRPSTSPASAGFFFIEKKDGGLRPCIDYRGLNNICVKYPHPLPLISAALENIQQAQWFTKLDLRSAYNLVRIRQGDEWKTAFSTTLGHYEYLVMPFGLANAPSVFQAFVNHVLGDMIHKGVLVYLDDILIYSDTLAKHVLTVRQVLQRLLQNRLYVKLEKCEFHKQKVSFLGFILTRDGIAMDPGKVQTIQQWPRPTTTKALQRFLGFSNFYRRFIRNFSTIVAPLTALTASKTPRLPWNPEAQRAFENLKSKFSTAPILHQPDPELPFVVEVDASESGVGTVLSQRQGKPVKLYPCALFSRKLSAAERNYDIGNRELLAIKLALEEWRHWLEGAQHPFLVFTDHKNLQYLQTARRLNARQARWALFFSRFNFTVTYR from the coding sequence attcgaccatccacgtcccccgcgtctgccgggttttttttcatcgagaaaaaggatggggggttacgcccctgtatcgactatcgggggttgaataatatttgtgtgaaatatccacatcctctgcccttgatctcagccgcgcttgagaacattcagcaggcgcaatggttcacaaagctagacctgagaagtgcgtacaatctagtccgtatccggcagggtgatgaatggaagactgctttcagtaccaccctgggtcattacgaatacctggttatgccttttggtcttgcgaacgcacccagtgtattccaggcgtttgtgaatcatgtgctcggggacatgatccacaaaggcgtcctggtatatcttgacgatatcctgatttattctgatacgttggccaagcatgtattgactgtccgacaggtgctccagagactgttgcagaacagattatatgtgaagttggagaaatgtgaattccacaagcagaaggtctccttcttggggttcatacttacccgagacggcattgctatggatccgggtaaggtccagaccatccagcaatggcctcgcccaaccaccactaaggctctccagcgatttttggggttctccaatttttaccgccgattcatcaggaacttcagcacgatcgtcgcaccattgacagcacttacagcgagtaaaacccctcgtctcccgtggaacccagaagcccaacgagccttcgagaacctcaaatccaagttctctacagcccccattctgcatcaacccgaccctgagttgccattcgtggtggaggttgacgcctctgagtcaggggtaggcactgtcctttctcagaggcaaggtaagcccgtgaaattatacccttgcgcattattctccaggaaactgtctgcggctgaacgaaactacgacataggaaatagagagctcctagcaattaagttagccctagaagagtggaggcattggctagaaggggcacaacacccttttttggtattcacggatcataagaatttacaatatctgcaaacagcccggcgcctcaacgcgcgtcaggccaggtgggcgctgttcttttctcggttcaactttactgtcacttacaga